Below is a genomic region from Candidatus Thorarchaeota archaeon.
GCTCAGTTTATCAGTATGTAATTCATGGAAGTATACAGTTGCTGACCATGAAACACACTTCCAAAATGATTACAGGTAGCTATAGCAATTCCCTTGCAGGCAAGAAGATAGCTCTCTGTGTAACAGGTAGTGTTGCAGCAGTTACTACAACTTCCCTAGCTCGACTACTAATGCGTCATGGAGCAGATGTCTACTGTGTCATGACCAATGCATCCAGAGAGATCATTCACCCATATTTGCTGGAGTGGGCTACCGGTAACGAGGTAGTTACCCATCTGACAGGACAAATAGAGCATGTAACGCTAGCAGGAAAACATCGAGATAAAGTAGACTTAGTTATCATCTCTCCCTCTACTGCAAACACTATCGGCAAGGTAGCCAACGGCATTGACGATACACCGGTTACCACAACTGTTTCTTCTGCAATTGGGGCAAATATACCCACACTAGTAGTTCCGGCAATGCACCAGTCGATGTATGATCATCCAGCTGTAGTAG
It encodes:
- a CDS encoding bifunctional phosphopantothenoylcysteine decarboxylase/phosphopantothenate--cysteine ligase CoaBC, with translation MKHTSKMITGSYSNSLAGKKIALCVTGSVAAVTTTSLARLLMRHGADVYCVMTNASREIIHPYLLEWATGNEVVTHLTGQIEHVTLAGKHRDKVDLVIISPSTANTIGKVANGIDDTPVTTTVSSAIGANIPTLVVPAMHQSMYDHPAVVENIERLRRMGIRVLSPRIEEGKAKIPTTETILEHAIQMATPND